tgtgtatgcgtgtgtatgtgtaaatgagtgtttgtgtgtatatgtgagtgtgtgtatgtgtgtgtatgttagtgtgtgtgtgtaaatgtgtgtgtatgtgtgtgtgtatgttagtgtgtgtgtgtaaatgtgtgtgaatgtgtgtatgtatgttagtgtgtgtgtaaatgtgtgtgtgtgtgtgtgtatgtgtaaatgagtgtttgtgtgtgtgtgtatatgtgtgtgtgtgtatattagtgtgtgtgtgtaaatgtgtgtgaatgtgtgtatgtatgttaatgtgtgtgtaaatgtgtgtgtatgttagtgtgtgtaaatgtgtgtgtatgttagtgtgtgtgtgtgtgtgtgtgtgtgtgtgtgtggtcacctCGTTCCTCCTGGTCTTTAAAATGCCACCAGTAGCCCTTTGATGGATGATAACGGCAGAACGACATCGCTTCATCAAACGCTGACTGGATCCCATGAACTGCTGACagctacacacacgcacacacacgcacacgcacgcacacgcacgcacgcgcacgcacgcgcacgcacgcgcacgcacgcgcgcacacacacgcacgcacacacacgcacgcacacacacgcacgcacacacacgcacgcacacacacacacaatttatattactattattactagtagTATTTTCTCTGATCCTTAGAGTCTGTTATATGAACTTCCTCATTAAAAACCCTTTTTCCACCACGAGATCAGGAACTTTATCAGGAACAGTTCCTGCAGAAAGAGGAACCCATCCAGGAACTCACCACTCTGGAGCTGATGACTGACCCGAGATCAGGAGCCTGATACACCACACCGGCGATGATGTAATAATCAGCCAGAGGAatcactgcagagagagagagatttaagtGAGTTTATCATCAGTAATGTGTGTaagtaattgtgtgtgtgtgtgtgttagaggtaaATCTGACGTTGTGCAGGTGATTGTCTCTGCTGCTTCCTGATGATGTAGAGAATCGGCTCCTGAGCGTGCAGCAGAATGTACTCCACTCCAACCatctgcctacacacacacacacacacacacacacacacacacacaggcagtgtAAATAATAGCTGCATTAGAACTTTACTGAAAGCAGACAGAGGAGGTTTAAACAGAGACaggcggagtgtgtgtgtgtgagacagagtgtctgtgtgtgtgtgagagagagagagagtgtctgtgtgtgtgtgtgtgtgtgagagagagagtgtctgtgtgtgtgtgtgtgtgtgagagagagtgtctgtgtgtgtgtgtgtgtgtgtgagagagagagtgtctgtgtgtgtgtgtgtgtgtgagagagagagagtgtctgtgtgtgtgtgtgtgtgtgagagagagagtgtctgtgtgtgtgtgagagagagagagtgtctgtgtgtgtgtgtgtgtgtgagagagagagtgtctgtgtgtgagagagagagagtgtgtgtgtgtgagagagagtgtgtgtgtgtgtgtgtgtgagaagtgagtgtgtgtgtctctgagagagagagagagtgtgtgtgtgtctgagagagtgtgtgtgtgtgtgtgtgtgagagagagagagcaagtgtgtgtgtgtgtgtgtgtgtgtgtgtgtgtgtgtgagtgagagaagtgagtgtgtgtgtctctgagagagagagtgtgtgtgtgtgtgtgtgtgtgtgtgtgtgtgtgtgagagagagaagtgaagcTAAACGTACTTGAGGTGGTCCAGAGTGAGTCTCTGCATCTTCACCACCTCGTTGTTGCAGGTTCTGTCGTAAAACGGGTTGCTCCTCTCTGAGAAATAATCCAGCACGTTCCCCGAGTTCAGCATCGGCACCCAGCTGCTGTCCACCCACGAGATCCCCAGCAGGTTATCTGCCACGAAGACGCAGGAAATAATCACGATAAACACACGATCATCATAGAGAGACATTCAGCAGTACAATCTactccaataataataataataataataataataaacctgcAGATTTTATCTACTCTAATAatgacaataacaataataataattttgaaaataaaaatttacaacAATAAACCTGTAAATTTAAtctactgtaataataataataataataataataataattgtatttataACTACCACGTAGTCaggcagaaaaagagaagagaattaAGTATTCAACATGACAGAATGGAATAATCACCTGACTCACAACTCAcctaaaaaataacattaaaaataaaacatactgaAACCGGTATTTAGCCAGTTAGCCATTTAGCTAATCTTTAAAGTTAAAAACTGAGGGAAATCCATATTTGTCTATAAATTTCACCGACTGTGGATTTCAGTCATTTTCCCCTCAATCAACACCTCAACATTAAATGACATTAATAGCTCTGTTTGAGGAACATAATTCCTAAAATCTGAGGCTAGTTTACCTCTCAGGTCCACAGCCGCCATGTTGGTTTGTAGGAGACGCAGGAAATGACGCGATTcaggcttttattttattttttgcagcgGAAACAGCACGACATCTGAGATACAAAGAGCATAAAGCAAAGGGAgtgaaaaatatacaaacaaagGAAACCTCAATCAGCAGGAAAAAAGTTCTTAAGAAatgtgttgttgttattattattattattattattattattattattattattaatgagttGAAGAGAGTTTACAGCATGGGGAATTTCAGcaagaacattttaaataaaggggaaatttatatataacatCTCAAATTCTACCATATATACCTGATTGCattgataaaataaatgaagcaaagtttcttcctctatcttacagaaaacacatAAATTGGAAACGTCAGCAAAAATAGCAGTTTGAGAGATTGTTGTATAAGATGTTTAAGATTTTATGCAGAAATAAagtttttctcttattttgttatagatgctgtatttatttatttatttatttattttacagtgaatATTGTCAGGCTTTTATTGTGATAACCGGGGTTTCCCGGATGTGACGTCTCAGTGGGAGTGCAGTGATAAACACAATGTAATGTCAGTGTGATATTGAGCGTTATAACACTCCGCTATGAAGCGCGCGCTGAGTCTCGGCGCTGCTTTATTCAGCAGAAGCTCCACAGCAGCGTTAAGACGCGTCACAGTCCTCCATCTTCACAGAGAGTGAGTAAAACACTGCACTTACACTCACTTCCGGTGTTTGTCCAGGTGTTTGTCCAGGTGTTTGTCCAGGTGTTTGTTCACGTGACCCAAGTGTGGCACAGTGCCAGGGTCAGGTTACAGTAGATATTTCTAAACTGTGTGTCATAAATGCACCTATTGCAGCACTTCAGTTATatagatattaaacatttattctgttattctcAGTTTGCATGGACTTTAAAATGACAACAAATGAAAATTTAACAAACAAAGCCTTCATTTTAAAGCCATACGATAgatattttactttgtttaaaaaagttttgCGTTCACAAGACAAGAGGAACTCTTAACAAAAAAATCCCTCCTATACTCACTTCTGTAACACTGATCTTAATTAgatttttagattagattagctgTGACTCtgttgtcattgtgcagagtttGAGTACAGAGCCAGTGACATGCAGTTTAACATCTAAAAGCACTatgtctataaatataaatatataaatatataaatatatacaggtGCACGGTATGAGGTAGAGAAACTCGAGAGCAGCTCAGTGCAGATACAGAAGGTGTGTGTAGTAATTAGTCAGTAATGTGCCAGGAGGCAGGTTCTGAATGAGGTGTAAGGGCGAGTTACCACGGTAGCGCAAACGACTAGATGCAGGTGGTATTTAATAGTGTAAACAGCATTAatattgtacagtacagtgtttgttttttataacaTGGGTCAGAAACGGTTCCTGAGTCTGCCAGTGTGACAGCGGAGACTGTAAAGGTAAACGTTTGAGCATGTGAATAAACAGAGCTGCTGGCTGAGACTCTGGGTCAGGCTgtgcttttaataaataaactataaaacagagaaacattttcattcttttatccAGAAACCAAGGGAAGGGGGGGGAGGGAAGGGGGGGGggacacaaacttttgcactcagctgtaaaGAACTTTATGGAAATGAATCTGTGTATAATTCAGACTGGGAGAAGTTTGGAATGTAGCCATGAAGTTCTGATTATGATTAAGTATCATCGGGAATAAAGGTGcttgtgcaggtgtgtgtgagtgtgtgtgtgtgtgagtgtgtgtgtgtgagtgtgtgtgagtgtgtgtgtgtgtgtgagtgtgaggggTTCTGTGTTCTCTGAGCTGGACTTTGTCTCAGTGGAGACAGAACAGAGTTCACCGACGCTGACACACTGATTCTCTCCTCACGTAGTCTCAGCCAGGTAGAAAAGGAGCGTACACACTCTTCACCTGCGTGTGTCTGATTACACacctcagcttttttttttttaaccacagttTTACCCTTTACCCAGATTTatgatgctaatgtagctagcagGTGTAGCGAGGTGCACTAAGCGTGAGTGTGTCAATTATTACACACTTAATGAGTCAGTAATAAAGTTACAGCAGTAAAGAGCTGCCTCAGGAGTTAAGCCTTATAGTACTTCATTTTTCATCCTGTAACACACTGATGCtgtttaatgataatgataattaatattaattgtgtgtgtgtgtgtgtgtgtttatgtgttctgcagtgtgtgtgacgTGGCAGTGGTGGGAGGTGGAATCGTGGGATTGGCTACAGCCAGAGAGCTCACCCTGAGACACCCGAACCTCACATTCACCCtgctggagaaagagagagagctcggtgagacagacagagagagagagagagagagagagagagagagagacagcgagagctcagttcaaaagagagagatcaagagagaaagagaaagcttgaagagagaaagagagagagagagagattatggATATGAATAAGAGATGTTAGAGTGtcattatttctctctgtctctctccctctgtctgtctctgtctctctctctctctctgtctctctctctgtctgtctctctctgtctctgtctctctctctgtctctctctgtctctgtctctctctgtctctctctctctctctgtctctgtctctctctctgtctctctctctctctctctctcagcacgGCATCAGTCGGGGCGGAACAGTGGGGTGATCCACAGCGGTGTGTATTACACTCCCGGCTCTCTGAAGGCTcggctgtgtgtgagtggagCGGCTCTGGCCTACGACTACTTCGACAAGAAGAACATCCCGTACAAGAAATgtggcaaagtgtgtgtgtgtttcatgtcgTACTCTGTTATGGCTGTATTTTGTCTCTGCAGACAAAATGTAATTCTTTGCTCAtcctaaagtgtgtgtgtgtgtgtgtgttcagctgatTGTAGCAGTGGACAGAGAGGAGGTTCCGCGTCTGAAAGCTCTGTATGAACGCGGACAGAAGAACAACGTGAAAGACCTCAAACTGCTCAGTGCcagagagatcagagagagagaaccttaCTGCagggtaaagtgtgtgtgagtgtgtgtgagtgtgtgtgagaaatagtGCTAAATACCTGTAACACCAAATACACCTTACACTTATCCTGCCTTCCAGTGGAGtcagtactctctctctctctctctctttctctctctctctctctctctctctctctctctgtgtgtgtgtgtgtgtgtgtgtgtgtgtgtgtgtgtgtgtgtgtaggggatCATGGCTGTGGACTCGCCCCACACGGGGATAGTGGACTGGCGTGCGGTGTGTTTATCGTACGCTGCAGATTTCCAGCAGGCCGGAGGCTCCATCAGAACCATGTTCACCGTCTCAGACATCAAACCTGCAGCACAGAGTCCACCTCAGAGCTCTgacggtaacacacacacacacacacacacacaaacacacacacaaacacacacacatgtaatcACTCCTGAAGCATTCTGGGAAAAGCAGCGTTCAGTGTTCAGCATTCGTGATTTTGTGATTTGTATCTTTTCAGGTCTGAAATATCCGATTATCATCAGGAGCTCAGAGGTGTGTGAGAATCTGGCCAGTGACATCACTCAGCAAAATGAGGACATGCTCAtgcttattgtgtgtgtgtgtgtgtgtgtgtgtgtgtgtgtgtgtgtgtagggacaGGAGGTTCGCTGTCGGTTCGTGTTGACGTGTGGTGGTCTTTATGCCGATCGTCTCTCAGAGATCTCAGGCTGCAGCG
This sequence is a window from Pangasianodon hypophthalmus isolate fPanHyp1 chromosome 3, fPanHyp1.pri, whole genome shotgun sequence. Protein-coding genes within it:
- the med6 gene encoding mediator of RNA polymerase II transcription subunit 6, encoding MAAVDLRDNLLGISWVDSSWVPMLNSGNVLDYFSERSNPFYDRTCNNEVVKMQRLTLDHLKQMVGVEYILLHAQEPILYIIRKQQRQSPAQLIPLADYYIIAGVVYQAPDLGSVISSRVLSAVHGIQSAFDEAMSFCRYHPSKGYWWHFKDQEEREKVKPKQKKKEEPSSLFQRQRVDALLLDLRNKFPPMFYQPKPGEKPVPVEVKKEAELPAEAAKQEEREVAIKPPAASGTTKPPPEKRARLQ
- the l2hgdh gene encoding L-2-hydroxyglutarate dehydrogenase, mitochondrial, with translation MKRALSLGAALFSRSSTAALRRVTVLHLHRDVCDVAVVGGGIVGLATARELTLRHPNLTFTLLEKERELARHQSGRNSGVIHSGVYYTPGSLKARLCVSGAALAYDYFDKKNIPYKKCGKLIVAVDREEVPRLKALYERGQKNNVKDLKLLSAREIREREPYCRGIMAVDSPHTGIVDWRAVCLSYAADFQQAGGSIRTMFTVSDIKPAAQSPPQSSDGLKYPIIIRSSEGQEVRCRFVLTCGGLYADRLSEISGCSAEPRIVPFRGDYLVLKPEKNYLIKGNIYPVPDPRFPFLGVHFTPRMDGSVWLGPNAVLAFKREGYTLTDFNTHDLTDALAFRGLQKLVMKNVWFGVGEMYRGMFISAQVKLLQKYIRELQPSDVVRGPSGVRAQALDRDGNLVDDFVFDGGVGELGSRVLHVRNAPSPAATSSLAIGMAIADELEARFAL